The sequence below is a genomic window from Pleurocapsa sp. PCC 7327.
ATCTTTGTCACAGTCACAGTTAGGGATGTTCTATCGCTGCCTCACATTTGAGTCGTCTTCATGCAACTGCATAAGTGTTTAAGTCGATTTTAATCGACTTAGTATATGAGACGGGGAATTAATTCCCAGGCAATTGCTGAGAATAGTACAAAATCTGAGTTGAAACAGACTTTAGCCTCTTAAACAGAGAATTTTTTCTCTGGCTACTAGAATGAAATCGCCTTGTTATACCCCTACTATTCTTTTATACGATGGGACTCAGGGCTAGAAGTCTAGCAGCTTCTTCGGCTTGAAGCGGTTTGCTGAACCGATAACCCTGCATTTCCTCGCAATGTAAGCTGCGCAGGAGTTCGACTTGCTGCTCGGTCTCTACGCCTTCTGCAACTACTCTTAAATTCAAACTGCGCCCCAGGGTAATTAAAGCCGATAGCAGCGCCGCATCTTGGGAGTCCTCTTTGAGTTCTCGCACGAAAGACTGAGCGATTTTGAGGGTATGGAAGGGAAATTGTTTCAGGTAGCCCAGAGAAGAACAGCCGATCCCAAAATCATCCATCGAGATGCTAACGCCTAGCTGTTGTAGCTCTCGCAGTACTTTCCCGGCTAATTCTAAGTCTTGCATCAGGGCAGCTTCTGTAATTTCTAGCTCCAGCCAATGAGGAGCGAGTCCCGTTTCATCTAAGACTTGTCCCACCATTTTGACGAGATCTGGGTGTTGCAATTGTCGGGGCGAGAGGTTAACTGAGACGGGCATAGCAGACAAGCCGATTTTCTGCCAAGCTTGATTTTGAGTGCAGGCAGTCTTGAGAACCCATTTGCCAATAGGGATAATGAGATCGGTTTCTTCAGCTAGAGGGATAAATTTGCTGGGCGATACTTGTCCGAAGCGAGGATGCTTCCAGCGCAGGAGGGCTTCCATGCCATGAATTTCGCCGCTGCTAATGTTGACTTGCGGTTGATAGTACAGGGAAAATTCTTCTTGTGCCAGCGCTTGAGATAGGACATTCTTCGCCTTAAATAGCTGAGCAGCCTTGGGATCTACCGTCGAACCCTGCGAGGCAGAACCATCTATCTTTCGCTCTTTATTTTGGCGCAGATTGGCTGTCGCTTGTTCTACGAGCGTGTTGACATCTTGCCCGTCTTGAGGATAGAGGGCTACCCCCATTTGGCTTCTTAGCTGAAGTTTCTGACCGGACACTTCAAATGGCTGCTGGAGGATCTCTAAAATTCTTTGACCGATTTTGCTGACATCCTCGATATGACTGATGCGAGGCAGAAGTATCGCAAACTCATCGCCTCCCCAGCGGGCGACGATATCGCCAGAGCGAAAACAGGAGTTGAGACGGTCGGCACAGCATTTTAATAACTGGTCGCCGATAGGATAGCCGAAACCATCGTTAATTTGTTTGAAGCTATCGAGATCGAGCAAAACAACGCCGACTAGATTTTGATTTCTCTTAGCATTGGAGAGGGCGATAGAGAGATACTCGTGAAATAGGGTTCGGTTGGGTAAATCGGTAAGAGGATCGCGAAACGCCTGTTCTTGAATGGTTTCTTTGCTACTCAAATTGTCTTGGCGATCGTCATTCAGGGTCAGAGTTGCACGCAAGGTCGATTTGAATGAGGTCGTCTCTCTAGGCTTCACGGCAGTTACCTCACCTATGGTTCGTTCGTTTAAAGTGCCATTACCATTTCTGAAGCGCTCTATATTGATGAAAGTATCGGCCCCATTAGTCGTACAGTGATAGCTAGCGTTAACGCTACAACCGAAGTTAATTAAATCGCCATTTTTGAGTTCTTTGA
It includes:
- a CDS encoding EAL domain-containing protein, translated to MVNSQAGSHILVIEDEKYRRTISLEEATYSMGRHKSNAIVLNSKQASRKHATLIRRLNTKTNSYSYWILDGDLEGNKSVNGVFVNGEKCLVKELKNGDLINFGCSVNASYHCTTNGADTFINIERFRNGNGTLNERTIGEVTAVKPRETTSFKSTLRATLTLNDDRQDNLSSKETIQEQAFRDPLTDLPNRTLFHEYLSIALSNAKRNQNLVGVVLLDLDSFKQINDGFGYPIGDQLLKCCADRLNSCFRSGDIVARWGGDEFAILLPRISHIEDVSKIGQRILEILQQPFEVSGQKLQLRSQMGVALYPQDGQDVNTLVEQATANLRQNKERKIDGSASQGSTVDPKAAQLFKAKNVLSQALAQEEFSLYYQPQVNISSGEIHGMEALLRWKHPRFGQVSPSKFIPLAEETDLIIPIGKWVLKTACTQNQAWQKIGLSAMPVSVNLSPRQLQHPDLVKMVGQVLDETGLAPHWLELEITEAALMQDLELAGKVLRELQQLGVSISMDDFGIGCSSLGYLKQFPFHTLKIAQSFVRELKEDSQDAALLSALITLGRSLNLRVVAEGVETEQQVELLRSLHCEEMQGYRFSKPLQAEEAARLLALSPIV